From a region of the Listeria monocytogenes ATCC 19117 genome:
- a CDS encoding LacI family DNA-binding transcriptional regulator, whose translation MANIQEIAKLAGVSSATVSRVINKRDYVSDETRKRVQTIIDQLDYVPNINAVSLKKGATKLIGMVIPSFTDSLNVFLKSFTMIAQEHGYNVTLFMTRIDPDKELEALEMLRQKQIDALVLVIRSNDWKTIEHYTKYGPIVTWQRVESEKIPSVFMNQYDGYTLALEHLYAKGYRKFVNVYGNTTGLNTQSRMLAFKDFCARYELDPHEFRQFYGQGSRQDGEKIAHWFAETEHKPDAFLTPNDYFAAGLLTEARRLGYSVPEDFAICGFDNMEIAHLLDITTIHYPVNLQAENAFTLIMNQLFGSNLPLLDLDFHLVERKTT comes from the coding sequence TTGGCAAATATACAAGAAATCGCGAAACTAGCGGGTGTTTCATCAGCAACGGTTTCCCGAGTGATTAATAAGCGCGACTATGTAAGCGATGAAACCAGAAAACGTGTTCAGACAATAATTGATCAGTTAGATTATGTTCCGAATATAAACGCCGTGTCTCTGAAAAAAGGGGCAACGAAGCTAATTGGCATGGTTATTCCTAGCTTTACAGATTCTCTGAATGTATTTTTGAAAAGTTTTACGATGATAGCGCAAGAGCATGGTTATAACGTCACATTGTTTATGACGCGGATTGATCCAGATAAAGAACTAGAGGCCTTAGAGATGCTGCGCCAAAAACAAATTGATGCGCTCGTCCTGGTCATTCGGTCAAATGATTGGAAAACGATTGAACATTACACCAAATATGGCCCGATTGTCACTTGGCAACGTGTCGAAAGTGAAAAAATCCCTTCTGTATTTATGAACCAATATGATGGATATACGCTTGCACTAGAACATTTATATGCAAAAGGATATCGAAAATTCGTGAATGTTTACGGGAATACGACCGGGCTCAATACGCAAAGTCGCATGCTTGCTTTTAAAGACTTTTGTGCGCGTTATGAGCTTGATCCGCATGAGTTTAGACAGTTTTACGGGCAAGGTTCTCGGCAAGACGGGGAAAAGATTGCGCATTGGTTTGCGGAAACAGAGCATAAACCTGACGCCTTTTTGACACCGAATGATTATTTTGCGGCTGGGCTTTTGACGGAAGCAAGACGGCTTGGTTACAGTGTCCCGGAAGATTTTGCGATTTGTGGGTTCGATAATATGGAAATCGCGCATTTGCTTGATATCACAACGATTCACTACCCGGTAAATTTGCAAGCTGAAAATGCTTTTACGCTCATTATGAATCAATTATTTGGTAGCAATTTGCCACTGCTTGATTTAGATTTTCATTTAGTTGAACGAAAAACGACATAA
- a CDS encoding 6-phospho-beta-glucosidase produces the protein MKKGVKIVTIGGGSSYTPELVEGFIKRYHELPIRELWLVDIEAGREKLEIVGNMAKRMVKAANIDCEVHLTLDRREALKDADFVTTQFRVGLLDARIKDERIPLSHGIIGQETNGAGGMFKAFRTIPVILGIVEDMRELCPDAWLINFTNPAGMVTEAVLRYGNWDKVIGLCNVPIGAVKSASDVLEKPEEDLFFKFAGINHLHWHRVFDKDGTELTEKVIDGLYAPDANPGKVVENIKNMRFLYEQVKHLKMLPCPYHRYYYMTDAMLEEELASFKNEGTRGEVVKKLEDSLFELYKDPNLDYKPEELSKRGGAHYSDAACEIINSIYNNKGTVMVVSTRNNGAIDDVPYDSAVEITSVIRAHGAEPINFGKFPPAQRGLLQVMKSMEELTIEAAVTGDYATALQAFTSNPLVPSGDLAKTILDEMLEAHKEFLPQFAK, from the coding sequence ATGAAAAAAGGTGTAAAAATCGTTACAATTGGTGGGGGTTCCAGTTACACACCAGAACTTGTTGAAGGATTTATTAAACGCTATCATGAACTTCCAATCAGAGAACTTTGGCTAGTAGATATTGAAGCTGGTCGTGAAAAATTAGAAATCGTTGGTAATATGGCAAAACGTATGGTCAAAGCAGCAAACATTGACTGCGAAGTACATTTAACACTTGACCGTCGTGAAGCTCTAAAAGATGCAGATTTTGTTACAACACAATTTCGTGTTGGTTTATTAGACGCTCGTATTAAAGATGAAAGAATTCCACTTAGCCACGGCATCATCGGTCAAGAAACAAACGGAGCGGGCGGAATGTTTAAAGCTTTCCGTACGATTCCTGTCATTCTTGGTATCGTTGAAGATATGCGCGAACTTTGCCCAGATGCTTGGTTAATCAACTTCACAAACCCAGCAGGTATGGTAACAGAAGCCGTTCTTCGTTACGGCAACTGGGATAAAGTTATCGGTCTTTGTAACGTGCCAATCGGAGCAGTGAAAAGCGCATCCGACGTTTTAGAAAAACCAGAAGAAGACTTATTCTTCAAATTTGCTGGAATCAACCACTTGCACTGGCACCGCGTATTCGACAAAGATGGTACCGAATTAACAGAAAAAGTTATCGACGGCCTTTATGCACCAGATGCTAACCCAGGAAAAGTCGTTGAAAACATTAAAAACATGCGCTTCTTATATGAGCAAGTTAAACATCTAAAAATGCTTCCTTGTCCATATCACCGTTACTACTACATGACGGATGCAATGCTTGAAGAAGAACTGGCATCTTTCAAAAACGAAGGTACTCGCGGAGAAGTCGTGAAAAAACTAGAAGACAGCTTATTCGAATTATATAAAGACCCAAATCTTGATTACAAACCAGAAGAATTATCCAAACGAGGCGGCGCACATTACAGTGATGCAGCATGTGAAATCATCAATTCCATTTACAACAACAAAGGTACCGTAATGGTAGTATCTACTCGTAATAACGGCGCAATTGATGACGTTCCTTACGATAGTGCTGTAGAAATCACAAGTGTTATCCGTGCGCATGGCGCAGAACCAATCAACTTCGGTAAATTCCCACCAGCACAACGCGGCTTACTACAAGTAATGAAATCCATGGAAGAATTGACTATCGAAGCAGCAGTAACAGGCGATTACGCAACTGCACTACAAGCATTCACTTCTAACCCACTCGTTCCAAGCGGCGACTTAGCAAAAACAATTCTAGATGAAATGCTAGAAGCACACAAAGAGTTTTTACCACAATTCGCTAAATAA
- a CDS encoding Zn-dependent hydrolase, whose product MQTNLERIKKHIEKLDTYTATPGQGTTRFTYSKEDLDARNYLKQEMAKVGLAVSEDAIGNIYGRLEGENPNLPAVIVGSHFDSVPNGGAFDGPAGVITGLEVATVFYEQQIKPHFPLEIIAMVEEEGARFGAGLLASRTITGKVTKEMLHEMKDIDGITAAEAMAKVGFDANQVVTAIRTKESVKAFIELHIEQGPVLENANEDVALVDTVVGLTEIKVTVKGQAGHAGTTPMLDRKDALITAVEILGQLPELAIQEGGGTVLTVGKLNVYPNGANVIPDKVVFTVDIRAKDEIHVQNTLAKTKEIIQSAEKNGITCEIEDMLYEPPTHLSKEIHQALTESADQLGLKYRTMVSGAGHDAMIFAGLTEVGLIFVPSHNGISHAPEEWTDYDKLQKGIEVVLETVKKWTEESANESENKTSSFK is encoded by the coding sequence ATGCAAACAAATCTTGAAAGAATAAAAAAACACATAGAAAAATTAGATACTTATACAGCAACTCCGGGTCAGGGAACAACTCGGTTTACATATAGCAAAGAAGACCTCGACGCGCGCAACTATTTAAAACAAGAAATGGCTAAAGTAGGCCTTGCTGTTTCAGAAGATGCGATTGGAAATATCTACGGACGACTAGAAGGCGAAAATCCAAATTTACCAGCAGTAATTGTCGGCTCTCATTTTGACTCTGTACCAAATGGTGGTGCTTTTGATGGACCAGCTGGCGTCATTACCGGACTTGAAGTAGCCACTGTTTTCTATGAACAACAAATTAAACCACATTTTCCGCTTGAAATTATTGCGATGGTGGAAGAAGAAGGCGCTCGTTTTGGCGCTGGCCTCCTTGCTTCACGTACAATTACTGGCAAAGTTACCAAAGAAATGCTCCATGAAATGAAAGATATAGATGGAATTACAGCCGCAGAAGCCATGGCAAAAGTAGGATTTGATGCAAATCAAGTAGTTACAGCTATCCGCACGAAAGAATCCGTTAAAGCATTTATCGAACTACACATTGAGCAAGGACCAGTCCTAGAAAATGCCAATGAAGATGTGGCGCTAGTAGATACAGTAGTCGGTTTAACAGAAATAAAAGTAACAGTAAAAGGACAAGCCGGCCATGCAGGCACAACCCCAATGCTTGACCGAAAAGATGCGCTGATCACAGCTGTCGAAATTTTAGGTCAACTACCAGAACTAGCTATCCAAGAAGGCGGCGGAACTGTATTAACAGTGGGCAAACTCAACGTCTATCCAAATGGCGCAAACGTTATTCCAGATAAAGTCGTTTTTACCGTAGATATCCGAGCAAAAGACGAAATTCACGTCCAAAATACATTAGCAAAAACAAAAGAAATTATCCAATCCGCAGAGAAAAACGGCATCACTTGCGAAATAGAAGATATGCTATACGAACCGCCGACCCATTTATCAAAAGAGATTCATCAAGCATTGACTGAAAGTGCCGACCAACTCGGCTTAAAATACCGAACAATGGTTAGCGGGGCGGGACACGATGCAATGATTTTTGCAGGTTTAACCGAAGTAGGCTTGATTTTTGTCCCTAGCCACAACGGCATAAGTCATGCCCCAGAAGAATGGACCGATTACGACAAGCTACAAAAAGGAATCGAAGTCGTACTGGAAACAGTAAAAAAATGGACGGAGGAAAGCGCGAATGAATCAGAAAATAAAACAAGCAGTTTTAAATAA
- a CDS encoding M20 family metallopeptidase — protein MNQKIKQAVLNNEEAMIAFRRDLHMHPELQWQEFRTTDKVAKELDKLGIPYRRTEPTGLIAELKGGKSGKTVALRADMDALPVQELNQDLPYKSTEDGKMHACGHDAHTAMLITAAKALVEIKDELPGTVRFIFQPSEEIAEGAKAMIAQGAMEGVDHVFGIHIWSQTPSGKISCVVGSTFASADIIQIDFKGQGGHGAMPHDTIDAAVIASSFVMNLQSIVSRETDPLDPVVVTIGKMDVGTRYNVIAENARLEGTLRCFNNITRAKVAKSIEHYAKQTAAIYGGKAEMIYKQGTQPVINDEKSALLVQETITESFGEEMLYFERPTTGGEDFSYFQDEAPGSFALVGCGNPEKDTEWAHHHGRFNIDESVMKNGAELYAQFAYNFLNQN, from the coding sequence ATGAATCAGAAAATAAAACAAGCAGTTTTAAATAATGAAGAAGCAATGATTGCCTTCCGCCGTGATTTGCACATGCATCCCGAACTCCAATGGCAGGAATTTAGAACTACCGACAAAGTTGCCAAAGAATTGGACAAACTGGGCATTCCTTACCGCCGCACGGAACCAACCGGATTAATCGCGGAACTCAAAGGCGGGAAATCAGGGAAAACAGTTGCCTTGCGTGCCGATATGGACGCACTCCCAGTCCAAGAACTAAACCAAGACCTCCCATATAAATCCACAGAAGACGGCAAAATGCATGCCTGTGGTCATGATGCTCATACAGCGATGCTAATAACCGCGGCAAAAGCACTCGTAGAAATAAAAGACGAACTACCCGGAACAGTGCGCTTCATTTTTCAACCTTCAGAAGAAATTGCAGAGGGTGCGAAAGCTATGATAGCCCAAGGAGCGATGGAAGGCGTGGACCACGTGTTTGGGATTCATATCTGGTCCCAAACTCCAAGTGGAAAGATATCGTGCGTAGTCGGCTCCACATTCGCCTCCGCAGATATTATCCAAATCGACTTCAAAGGACAAGGTGGTCACGGAGCAATGCCGCATGACACAATCGACGCTGCTGTAATTGCTTCCTCATTCGTTATGAACCTCCAATCCATCGTATCACGCGAAACAGATCCACTTGATCCAGTCGTAGTAACTATCGGCAAAATGGATGTCGGCACTCGCTACAATGTTATCGCAGAGAATGCCCGTTTGGAAGGAACGCTTCGTTGCTTCAACAACATAACACGCGCCAAAGTCGCAAAATCAATTGAACACTACGCCAAACAAACCGCCGCTATCTACGGTGGCAAGGCAGAAATGATATACAAACAAGGCACACAACCAGTAATCAACGACGAAAAAAGCGCACTACTCGTCCAAGAAACAATCACAGAATCATTCGGCGAAGAGATGCTTTACTTTGAACGTCCAACCACGGGCGGCGAAGACTTCAGCTATTTTCAAGATGAAGCTCCCGGAAGTTTCGCACTCGTTGGCTGCGGCAATCCAGAAAAAGACACCGAATGGGCGCATCACCATGGCCGATTTAATATTGACGAAAGTGTCATGAAAAATGGCGCCGAGCTATATGCCCAGTTTGCGTATAATTTTTTAAATCAAAATTAA
- a CDS encoding tagatose-bisphosphate aldolase, translating into MVQITKGKFDGLQRLSNEKGVIAALAIDQRGSLKKMIQQAKGTENKKDVEDFKQLVSEELTPYASAILLDLEYGTPAIKARHEGSGLLTSYEKTGYDATTPGKLPDLIEDLSALRIKENGGDAVKILVYYDPDEPAEINEIKYAFLERIGAECRAVDIPFFLEPITYDATVTDSGSLEYAKLKPAKVKASIKEFSKPRYGVDVLKLEVPVNFKYVEGFAEGEVAYTQDEAARHFEECSDLSPLPFIYLSAGVTSEMFHKTIQFANQHNVQYSGVLCGRATWADGIEVYGKQGDDALREWLRTQGKENITSLDKLLDEGAVPWWTKYGSFEDVHVVEKQ; encoded by the coding sequence ATGGTACAAATAACAAAAGGTAAATTTGATGGTTTACAAAGACTCTCCAACGAAAAAGGTGTCATTGCAGCGCTTGCCATTGACCAACGTGGCTCACTCAAAAAAATGATCCAACAAGCAAAAGGAACAGAAAACAAAAAAGATGTGGAAGACTTCAAACAACTTGTTTCTGAAGAACTTACACCTTATGCTTCTGCGATTTTGCTTGATTTAGAATATGGTACTCCAGCAATCAAAGCTCGCCACGAAGGTAGCGGACTTTTAACTTCTTATGAAAAAACAGGATATGACGCAACAACTCCCGGTAAACTTCCTGATTTAATTGAAGATTTATCGGCACTTCGTATTAAAGAAAATGGCGGAGATGCTGTTAAAATTCTCGTTTATTATGATCCAGATGAGCCAGCTGAAATTAATGAAATCAAATATGCCTTTTTAGAAAGAATCGGTGCTGAATGTCGCGCAGTTGATATTCCATTTTTCTTAGAGCCAATTACTTATGATGCAACAGTTACTGATTCTGGTTCTTTAGAATATGCTAAATTGAAACCAGCAAAAGTAAAAGCTTCAATTAAAGAATTCTCTAAACCTCGTTACGGTGTAGATGTACTTAAACTTGAAGTTCCAGTTAACTTTAAATATGTGGAAGGTTTTGCGGAAGGTGAAGTCGCTTATACGCAAGACGAAGCAGCTCGTCATTTTGAAGAATGCTCTGACTTAAGCCCACTTCCATTTATTTATCTTAGTGCTGGTGTAACTTCTGAAATGTTCCACAAAACAATCCAATTTGCGAACCAACATAACGTGCAGTATAGCGGCGTTCTTTGTGGTCGTGCAACTTGGGCTGATGGTATTGAAGTGTACGGCAAACAAGGCGATGACGCTTTACGCGAATGGCTTCGTACGCAAGGGAAAGAAAACATTACTTCTCTTGATAAATTGCTTGATGAAGGTGCCGTTCCTTGGTGGACAAAATACGGTTCTTTTGAAGACGTACATGTAGTAGAAAAACAATAG
- a CDS encoding serine hydrolase domain-containing protein, translating into MNRRERRKHKRRKNMIIVLSTVFLLFIATSWMIYEFKSKQEQTVSAPTKKKAATATNPPENAATNEPEETKEPEPVEEKPKETIVKNQEIDNYLQKIGFSGSALVVRDGKTIIQKGYMYANRDEKVLNTPDTLFYIGSSQKAIIATALLQLEEKGKINTNDPISKYIPDFPNGNKILVKNFMNHTSGIVGRPKLTSNMTPDQIIKAIEKRGIKSQPGKWDYLDANYAVVGYLVEKVSGQPLATYLQENIFTPAGMKHTGYYQKDVDGGKNVSTGYKIDENGVFQSPKLSDLTKLYGAGDISMSTTDMYLFDKALMDKKLISEASLKKMFTSGSKSTYGMGFYVDSGSYNSHGVVTGWDVSNSVSHTGRTYVILFSNVQNHIASFGKVNNDIYGFLNK; encoded by the coding sequence ATGAATCGACGCGAAAGACGTAAACACAAAAGACGCAAGAACATGATTATCGTGTTGAGTACTGTATTTCTACTGTTTATTGCCACAAGTTGGATGATATACGAATTCAAAAGTAAACAAGAGCAAACAGTATCCGCACCTACTAAGAAGAAAGCAGCAACCGCAACAAACCCACCGGAAAATGCAGCAACTAATGAGCCTGAAGAAACGAAAGAGCCTGAACCAGTAGAAGAAAAGCCAAAGGAAACAATTGTAAAAAATCAAGAAATTGATAACTATTTACAAAAAATTGGTTTTAGTGGTTCGGCACTGGTTGTTCGCGATGGAAAAACTATCATACAAAAAGGGTATATGTATGCAAATCGTGATGAAAAAGTATTGAATACACCAGATACTTTGTTTTATATTGGCTCTTCTCAAAAAGCAATCATAGCAACGGCACTTTTACAATTAGAAGAAAAAGGTAAAATAAATACGAATGATCCAATTTCGAAGTATATACCTGACTTTCCTAATGGTAATAAGATTTTAGTGAAGAACTTTATGAATCATACATCTGGTATAGTTGGACGACCAAAATTAACGAGTAATATGACACCGGATCAAATTATTAAAGCTATTGAAAAGCGAGGAATTAAATCACAACCTGGGAAATGGGATTATTTGGATGCTAATTATGCTGTAGTAGGTTATCTTGTAGAAAAAGTTAGTGGGCAACCTTTAGCTACCTATCTTCAAGAAAATATATTTACCCCTGCAGGAATGAAGCATACAGGATACTATCAAAAAGATGTTGATGGGGGAAAAAACGTATCAACAGGCTATAAAATTGATGAAAATGGAGTCTTTCAAAGTCCAAAGCTTTCAGACTTAACGAAATTATATGGTGCAGGGGACATTAGTATGTCTACAACGGATATGTATTTGTTTGACAAAGCATTGATGGATAAAAAATTGATTTCTGAAGCAAGTTTGAAAAAAATGTTCACATCAGGAAGCAAATCAACTTATGGAATGGGATTCTATGTGGATTCAGGTAGTTATAATAGTCACGGAGTTGTGACCGGTTGGGACGTATCTAATAGTGTCAGTCATACAGGAAGAACTTATGTTATATTATTCTCCAACGTCCAAAACCACATTGCTTCATTCGGAAAAGTGAATAATGATATTTATGGTTTCTTAAATAAATAA
- a CDS encoding ABC transporter substrate-binding protein, with translation MYQKHKWAAILMTVLLAVVLTACGSSSDKDSSKEKESATKTVTDTMDRKVEVPTTPKRIVALQNVSEMEILGVKPVGTTDYYITTYPEATKGTESVGNDKPSIEKIANLKPDLIIISDYQKDLLENLEKVAPVYITHFGDTPDKQLSNIANLLNKKAEKEKWDKDYAASSKEAKATLKDAGVANEKAAVIQFYGKEIYVHDAKVFDGLYSGAGFTPTDAAKANKETKAISSEAIPEYAAGADRLFILMPADGNTDSVDEMLKGVWKDIPAVKKNQVYKVDNTKWSDYSASAQLYQMEDAVKQITGK, from the coding sequence ATGTACCAAAAGCATAAATGGGCTGCTATTTTGATGACTGTGCTTTTAGCAGTAGTATTAACCGCTTGTGGCAGTTCTTCGGATAAAGACTCAAGCAAAGAAAAGGAATCCGCAACAAAAACGGTCACTGATACAATGGACCGTAAAGTAGAAGTTCCAACAACACCGAAAAGAATTGTCGCACTTCAAAATGTAAGTGAAATGGAAATTCTTGGCGTTAAACCTGTTGGTACAACTGATTATTACATCACTACATACCCTGAGGCAACAAAAGGGACCGAAAGTGTTGGTAATGACAAACCTAGTATTGAAAAAATCGCTAATTTAAAACCAGACTTAATTATTATTAGTGATTACCAAAAGGATCTTTTAGAGAACTTGGAAAAAGTGGCTCCTGTTTATATCACGCATTTTGGTGATACTCCGGACAAACAACTTTCGAACATTGCCAATCTCTTAAATAAAAAAGCAGAAAAAGAAAAATGGGACAAAGATTACGCGGCAAGCTCTAAAGAAGCAAAAGCAACACTCAAAGATGCTGGTGTTGCGAACGAAAAAGCGGCAGTAATTCAATTTTATGGCAAAGAAATCTATGTGCACGATGCAAAAGTCTTTGACGGCTTATACTCCGGCGCAGGTTTCACACCGACAGATGCTGCTAAAGCAAACAAAGAAACAAAAGCTATTTCTAGTGAAGCAATTCCTGAATATGCAGCAGGAGCAGATCGTCTCTTTATCTTAATGCCAGCTGATGGCAATACCGATTCTGTGGATGAAATGCTAAAAGGTGTTTGGAAAGATATTCCAGCTGTGAAGAAAAACCAAGTGTACAAAGTGGATAATACTAAATGGAGTGACTACAGTGCCTCTGCTCAACTTTATCAAATGGAAGATGCTGTAAAACAAATTACTGGTAAATAA
- a CDS encoding PTS glucitol/sorbitol transporter subunit IIA, with the protein MTISKIMEIGPLVPAFEEEKIVILFGPTATNELREISVIHEFQDVPNNALTKGNTLLIGEQAYTIEEVGSDANKNLEELGHISVYFRSGQNEVLPGAIVVSPEIFPTITVGDSIQF; encoded by the coding sequence ATGACTATAAGTAAAATTATGGAAATCGGGCCACTTGTCCCCGCTTTTGAAGAAGAAAAAATCGTTATCTTATTTGGACCAACTGCTACCAATGAATTACGCGAAATATCTGTTATACACGAATTCCAAGATGTACCGAATAACGCCCTTACAAAAGGGAACACGTTACTCATTGGTGAACAAGCGTATACAATAGAAGAAGTCGGCTCAGACGCAAACAAAAATCTCGAAGAACTTGGCCATATTTCCGTCTATTTCCGCTCAGGACAAAATGAAGTTTTACCGGGAGCTATTGTTGTTTCTCCAGAAATTTTTCCAACAATTACGGTTGGCGATAGTATTCAATTTTAA
- a CDS encoding PTS glucitol/sorbitol transporter subunit IIB, producing the protein MYQSIHVNKGQGGWGVGLDITPSEPRTKVVSITGGGIHPVALKIAELSGAEAVDGFKNSIPEEEMMCVVIDCGGTARIGVYPMKRIPTVDVLPSSPSGPLAKHITEDIFVSGVKPEDIEVRDRSTEPGKPFDREKFKEDYAKIKEDQEEASQLKEGFLVKFSRGIGKAMGVFYQAGRDSVDMLIKNIIPFMAFISMIIGIINYTGIGKLIANTLSPLAGSLWGMLLIAFICSLPFLSPILGPGAVIAQVIGVLIGSQIAIGAIPVTYALPALFAINAQAGCDFIPVGLSLAEAKPKTVQFGVPAILYSRMITGVLAVVIAWVFSIGMY; encoded by the coding sequence ATGTATCAATCAATTCATGTGAATAAAGGTCAAGGCGGTTGGGGAGTCGGACTAGATATTACTCCGAGCGAACCGAGAACAAAAGTTGTTTCTATTACTGGTGGTGGTATTCATCCTGTAGCACTGAAAATTGCCGAATTATCTGGAGCTGAAGCCGTGGATGGTTTTAAAAATTCAATTCCAGAAGAAGAAATGATGTGTGTTGTTATTGATTGTGGTGGCACTGCGAGAATTGGTGTTTATCCGATGAAACGTATTCCAACAGTCGATGTGCTCCCTTCTTCTCCATCAGGTCCGCTCGCAAAACATATTACAGAAGATATTTTTGTTTCTGGCGTCAAACCTGAAGATATTGAAGTTCGAGACAGAAGCACTGAACCTGGGAAACCATTTGACAGAGAGAAATTCAAAGAAGATTATGCCAAGATTAAAGAAGATCAAGAAGAAGCAAGCCAATTAAAAGAAGGTTTCCTTGTGAAATTTTCTCGTGGCATTGGTAAAGCAATGGGTGTGTTCTATCAAGCAGGGCGTGATTCTGTGGATATGCTTATTAAAAATATTATTCCGTTTATGGCTTTTATTAGTATGATTATCGGTATTATTAATTACACTGGGATTGGGAAATTAATTGCGAATACGCTCTCTCCTTTAGCTGGATCACTCTGGGGAATGTTATTAATTGCTTTTATTTGTAGTTTGCCATTTCTTTCACCTATTCTCGGTCCTGGAGCAGTTATCGCTCAAGTAATCGGCGTTCTGATTGGTTCTCAAATTGCGATTGGTGCTATTCCAGTTACTTACGCCTTACCAGCACTATTTGCAATTAATGCTCAAGCTGGTTGCGACTTTATCCCCGTAGGACTCTCTCTTGCAGAAGCTAAGCCAAAAACGGTTCAGTTCGGCGTTCCAGCTATTCTTTATAGCCGGATGATTACTGGTGTCCTTGCTGTTGTTATCGCATGGGTATTCAGTATCGGTATGTATTAA
- a CDS encoding PTS glucitol/sorbitol transporter subunit IIC: protein MNYIEWFGTNFIGLFEAGGKQFVSFMTGIVPLLIVLLTFTYSIIAFIGEERVNRAIQFSAKNMILRYTLMPVLSVLMLTNPMAYTFGRFVKEHQKPAFYDSVVSFLHPVTGLFPYANAGELFVYLGIANGVVEAGYSMSSLAVRYFLAGIVVILMRGVITESITKFLMRKEKV from the coding sequence GTGAATTATATTGAATGGTTTGGAACAAACTTTATCGGCCTATTTGAGGCTGGCGGCAAACAGTTTGTGAGTTTTATGACAGGAATTGTCCCTCTTTTAATTGTCCTTTTAACCTTTACTTACTCGATTATCGCCTTTATCGGGGAGGAGCGAGTCAACCGAGCAATCCAATTTTCAGCCAAGAACATGATTTTGCGCTATACCTTAATGCCCGTTTTATCCGTACTGATGCTAACAAATCCAATGGCTTATACATTTGGTCGTTTTGTTAAAGAGCATCAGAAACCAGCTTTTTATGACTCCGTTGTATCGTTTTTGCACCCAGTTACAGGATTATTTCCATATGCGAATGCTGGTGAATTATTCGTTTATCTAGGCATTGCTAATGGTGTGGTCGAAGCTGGATATAGTATGTCAAGCCTTGCAGTTCGTTACTTCCTAGCTGGAATCGTGGTTATATTAATGCGTGGTGTGATTACAGAATCAATTACGAAATTCTTAATGCGAAAAGAAAAAGTCTGA
- a CDS encoding transcriptional regulator GutM, whose protein sequence is MNIVLIASLIFIAQTGLAFFQVRYYQHHMNKVADKYAGETGYYLYSEMERLKFRTSAVAILVVNENRVVHECQILTGKTVFAKFKTFTNYHHKDLSEILTDLSSKNKNTIQEKAIIKTVNSCMKAL, encoded by the coding sequence ATGAATATTGTCCTTATTGCTTCCCTCATTTTCATCGCTCAGACAGGTCTTGCTTTTTTCCAAGTGAGGTATTATCAGCATCATATGAACAAAGTTGCGGATAAATATGCTGGGGAAACTGGTTATTATCTTTATTCCGAAATGGAACGACTCAAATTTCGCACAAGTGCTGTAGCCATTCTGGTAGTGAATGAAAACCGAGTTGTACATGAATGCCAAATTTTAACCGGAAAGACTGTTTTTGCAAAGTTCAAGACTTTCACCAACTATCATCATAAAGATTTATCCGAAATATTGACGGATCTTAGTAGTAAAAATAAGAATACAATCCAAGAAAAAGCAATTATTAAAACAGTCAACAGTTGCATGAAAGCGCTTTAA